The following proteins are encoded in a genomic region of Fervidobacterium pennivorans DSM 9078:
- a CDS encoding flagellin: MRINHNINALNSWRNIMMTNMDMSKTLERLSSGLKINRAGDDAAGLAISEKMRGQIKGLEMAVKNAQDAISLIQTAEGALTEVHSILQRMRELAVQASSDTNTDVDRNQIQAELDQLREEIDRISRTTEFNTKKLLDGKLEGFRFNADIKEVTGGNIDVKASGVATILEGTYVIEVGQLSGSVSSQIDVRVVHIGSNGQIQNTAVVSISDGQVTVGGVKFTWTTNTFNIEQFGRALPLNEIIDSAVVRVEGVYTSNNQLVFQIGSNEGHNMIAGIDNMSAAALGLSTSTLKVTDQDSAERTIMVLDAAIHRVSTARAALGAIQNRLEHTIANLGVAAENLTAAESRIRDADMAKEMMQFTKQQILLQSSMSMLAQANAQPQQVLQLMR; encoded by the coding sequence ATGAGGATTAACCACAACATTAACGCTCTGAACAGCTGGCGCAACATCATGATGACCAACATGGATATGAGCAAGACGCTTGAGAGACTCTCTTCAGGTTTGAAGATTAACAGGGCTGGAGACGACGCAGCAGGTTTGGCAATCAGTGAAAAGATGAGAGGACAAATCAAAGGTCTTGAGATGGCAGTAAAGAACGCACAAGATGCTATCTCCCTCATTCAAACAGCAGAAGGAGCACTCACAGAAGTTCACTCAATACTCCAAAGGATGAGAGAACTAGCAGTTCAAGCCTCAAGTGATACGAATACAGACGTTGACAGAAACCAAATTCAAGCAGAACTTGATCAACTGAGAGAAGAAATAGATAGGATATCAAGAACAACAGAATTTAACACAAAGAAATTACTTGATGGAAAACTCGAGGGATTCAGGTTTAACGCTGACATTAAAGAGGTAACTGGTGGAAATATTGACGTTAAAGCATCTGGCGTTGCAACTATTTTAGAGGGAACTTATGTTATTGAAGTTGGTCAGCTTTCCGGTTCAGTTTCCAGCCAGATAGATGTTAGAGTTGTTCACATCGGTAGCAACGGACAAATACAAAATACTGCAGTTGTGAGCATAAGCGATGGACAAGTGACAGTAGGTGGGGTCAAGTTTACTTGGACAACAAATACATTTAATATTGAACAATTTGGTAGAGCTTTGCCACTCAACGAGATTATAGACAGTGCAGTTGTAAGAGTGGAAGGCGTTTATACATCGAATAATCAACTTGTATTCCAGATAGGTTCAAACGAAGGTCACAACATGATTGCTGGTATTGACAACATGAGCGCTGCAGCACTTGGATTATCGACGTCAACACTTAAAGTTACGGATCAAGACAGTGCTGAAAGAACGATAATGGTGCTTGATGCAGCAATACACAGGGTGAGTACAGCACGAGCAGCACTTGGTGCTATCCAGAACAGGTTAGAGCACACGATAGCAAACCTTGGAGTAGCAGCAGAAAACCTCACAGCAGCGGAAAGCCGAATCAGAGATGCAGACATGGCAAAAGAGATGATGCAATTCACAAAACAACAGATACTCCTCCAGTCCAGTATGTCGATGCTTGCACAAGCGAATGCACAACCACAACAGGTGTTGCAATTGATGAGATAA
- a CDS encoding IS1182 family transposase, with protein MLTINKDKSRREQIESVSIEQLVPHDHLVRKIESAINFDFIYDLVKDKYCLNNGRPSIDPVVLIKITIIQYMFGIKSMRQTIKEIQTNVAYRWFLGFGFSDTIPHFSTFSKNYERRFKGTDLFEQIFNKILQQAIEHGLVNMDAVFMDSTHIKASANKKKYEKVFVEEQTKTYKQALEEEINKDRQKHGLKPLDFTHEKVKLKEIKISTTDPDSGMINKNEKEHQFGYSAHIACDKNGIILSCITTPANVHDSMVFENLFNKTKKNAGKSKRAALDAGYKTPPICKLLMDEGIVPCMPYTRAQHKEGYFKKRQFVYDEYYDCYICPQGQILEYSTTNRKGYKEYKSDPKVCEKCEDLGRCTSSKNHTKIITRHVWEEYMEEVEYLRHTKECKELYKERSKTIERVFADLKEKHGMRVTMLRGIEKVHMQVLLTCTCFNMKKLANWIWKKGKGGPGKGKNLEVLLEFFSKVVLAIIKPHLSFIEKWGFVNNLKRAFARFSIFGVLLTFH; from the coding sequence ATGCTGACCATCAACAAAGATAAATCACGCAGAGAACAAATCGAATCCGTCTCCATCGAGCAACTCGTCCCTCATGACCACCTCGTCAGAAAAATCGAATCCGCCATCAATTTCGATTTCATCTACGACCTTGTCAAAGACAAGTACTGCCTCAATAATGGCAGACCTAGTATTGACCCCGTTGTGTTAATTAAAATTACCATTATCCAATATATGTTCGGCATAAAATCCATGCGTCAAACCATAAAGGAAATACAAACAAACGTCGCATACAGATGGTTTCTCGGATTCGGGTTTTCTGATACCATCCCTCATTTCAGCACGTTCAGTAAAAACTACGAACGTAGGTTCAAAGGAACCGATTTGTTTGAGCAAATCTTCAACAAAATACTGCAGCAAGCAATCGAGCATGGCTTGGTAAATATGGATGCCGTGTTCATGGATTCAACACACATCAAAGCAAGTGCGAACAAGAAAAAGTACGAGAAGGTATTTGTAGAGGAGCAAACCAAGACATACAAACAAGCTTTAGAAGAAGAAATAAACAAAGATAGGCAAAAACACGGATTGAAGCCTTTGGATTTCACACATGAGAAAGTAAAACTGAAGGAAATAAAAATAAGCACGACAGACCCAGATAGCGGGATGATAAACAAAAATGAAAAAGAACACCAGTTCGGATATTCTGCACACATAGCATGCGATAAGAACGGGATAATACTAAGCTGTATAACAACACCAGCAAATGTCCACGACAGCATGGTGTTTGAGAACTTATTCAATAAAACAAAAAAGAACGCTGGCAAATCGAAAAGGGCAGCTTTGGATGCAGGATACAAGACTCCACCGATATGTAAGCTATTGATGGACGAAGGTATAGTCCCGTGCATGCCATACACACGTGCACAACACAAAGAAGGGTATTTCAAAAAAAGACAATTCGTATACGATGAATATTACGATTGCTACATATGTCCACAAGGGCAGATATTAGAATACTCAACAACAAACAGAAAAGGGTACAAAGAATACAAATCGGATCCGAAGGTATGTGAGAAATGTGAAGATTTAGGTAGATGTACAAGCAGTAAGAATCACACGAAGATAATCACCCGACATGTATGGGAAGAATACATGGAAGAAGTAGAGTATTTAAGGCACACGAAAGAATGTAAAGAGTTGTACAAAGAAAGAAGCAAGACGATAGAGAGGGTATTTGCGGACTTGAAGGAGAAGCACGGTATGAGGGTGACGATGCTGAGGGGGATAGAAAAGGTGCACATGCAAGTGTTATTGACTTGCACATGTTTTAACATGAAAAAATTAGCGAATTGGATATGGAAAAAGGGGAAGGGAGGTCCAGGGAAGGGCAAAAATTTGGAAGTTTTATTAGAATTTTTCTCAAAAGTTGTATTGGCGATAATAAAACCCCACCTTTCGTTTATCGAAAAGTGGGGGTTTGTCAACAATCTGAAGCGGGCTTTCGCCCGCTTTTCCATTTTTGGGGTTTTATTAACTTTTCATTGA
- a CDS encoding glycosyltransferase, with amino-acid sequence MSDFPELSQLTELITQGRFSEAKQIAEKLPDIVQKENAFGMIYYYEGKLDDAIEHFKKAVEIDPINSDVLFNYGKALFDKKDYKEAWRYLLRIHNKDWAVYDLLGDTQIVQGNIPMALYYYRKAAEISPLEEMKKKYLEYKKHYHQDVNIAILCLPGLDNFIRDIADILGEVYNVRLVVSENGNEIVQAYEWADIVWLEWANELAVEVTNKLEKKGKKIICRLHSYEALTNAFLYKIVWDKVDTIVMVAEHMKDVLRMYHPDVYKRLEDKIKVIHNGLNLERFRYKPRTRGYNIAVVAHINYKKDPTMWLQIMGLLKKIDPRYNLSIAGDFQDYRYHLYFHYFIEEAGLRDNVKLLGHVNNIEEFLEDKNYVLSTSVHESFGYNIAEAMAVGIKPVVHNFYGAKMLWMEDTLFNFIEEIPQILEFDYRSEVYRTFVEENYSFEKQIRQIEDVLLKV; translated from the coding sequence ATGTCAGACTTCCCAGAATTATCACAACTTACGGAACTAATAACACAAGGGAGATTCTCCGAAGCCAAGCAAATAGCAGAAAAGCTACCAGATATTGTTCAGAAAGAAAACGCTTTTGGCATGATATATTACTACGAAGGTAAGCTTGATGATGCAATAGAGCATTTCAAAAAAGCAGTTGAAATAGACCCCATCAATTCCGATGTTCTTTTCAATTACGGGAAAGCCTTGTTTGATAAGAAAGACTACAAGGAAGCTTGGCGTTATCTATTACGCATTCACAATAAAGACTGGGCAGTATACGATTTGCTTGGAGATACACAGATTGTCCAAGGGAACATTCCAATGGCACTTTACTATTACAGAAAAGCGGCAGAAATTTCACCACTTGAAGAGATGAAGAAAAAATATCTTGAATACAAAAAGCACTACCATCAAGATGTAAATATAGCGATTCTTTGCTTGCCAGGTCTTGATAATTTTATCCGTGACATTGCGGATATACTTGGTGAAGTCTACAACGTAAGGCTCGTTGTATCAGAGAACGGTAACGAAATAGTGCAGGCATACGAATGGGCAGATATCGTCTGGTTAGAATGGGCAAATGAATTGGCGGTGGAAGTGACGAATAAGTTGGAGAAGAAAGGGAAAAAGATAATATGTAGGCTGCATAGTTATGAGGCACTAACCAATGCCTTTCTGTATAAGATTGTTTGGGATAAAGTGGACACTATTGTTATGGTTGCTGAGCACATGAAAGACGTTTTAAGAATGTATCACCCCGACGTTTATAAGAGGCTCGAAGACAAAATCAAAGTTATCCACAATGGGTTAAATTTGGAAAGATTTAGGTACAAGCCCAGGACAAGGGGATACAACATTGCAGTAGTAGCTCACATAAATTACAAAAAGGATCCAACAATGTGGTTACAAATTATGGGATTACTGAAAAAAATTGATCCGAGATACAATCTATCAATTGCAGGTGATTTCCAGGATTATAGGTATCATCTTTACTTTCATTACTTTATTGAAGAAGCAGGCTTGCGAGACAATGTAAAGTTACTCGGTCATGTTAACAATATTGAAGAATTCTTGGAAGATAAGAATTACGTGCTATCAACGAGTGTGCATGAAAGTTTTGGATATAACATAGCAGAAGCAATGGCTGTTGGTATAAAACCTGTCGTTCATAATTTTTATGGTGCTAAGATGTTGTGGATGGAAGATACTTTGTTCAATTTTATCGAGGAGATCCCACAAATTCTTGAATTTGATTACAGGAGTGAAGTCTATAGAACTTTTGTCGAGGAAAATTATTCCTTTGAGAAACAGATAAGGCAAATTGAGGATGTTCTTTTAAAGGTTTGA
- a CDS encoding flagellin, with translation MRINNNVGMWAIRYLQNLQTQQNRQVQSLAQATIPIQQNVAFGAIAERIRSQINGYREAMASTYNAIGVMNVAEGGLQSISNNLQRMRELAVQASNGTLSESDRAALQQEFSQLAQGINRVVEQTTYNNRRVLGGDIRDMQVQLGPNEGQQMRVTLPGMDIKSLGLENVNLNSTENAQNALKALDRAIETVSNTRSYVGSVTNRLEGAARELSNTMLNLTSSVSVLTDTDMARGIMEWIRTRLQQQATVGILGQSNVNAQNVLRLLG, from the coding sequence ATGCGGATTAACAACAACGTTGGAATGTGGGCTATTAGGTATCTTCAAAATTTGCAAACCCAACAAAACAGGCAAGTGCAAAGCTTGGCACAGGCAACGATACCTATTCAGCAAAATGTAGCTTTCGGAGCGATAGCTGAGCGTATTCGCTCACAAATCAACGGTTATCGTGAAGCTATGGCAAGTACGTACAACGCAATCGGGGTTATGAATGTTGCAGAAGGTGGTCTTCAAAGCATTTCAAACAATCTTCAAAGAATGAGAGAACTCGCAGTTCAAGCTTCAAATGGCACGCTTTCGGAAAGTGACCGTGCAGCACTTCAACAGGAATTTTCTCAGCTGGCTCAAGGGATAAACAGGGTGGTTGAACAGACTACTTATAATAACAGAAGGGTTTTAGGCGGTGATATAAGAGATATGCAGGTTCAACTTGGTCCAAATGAAGGGCAACAGATGAGAGTCACCCTCCCGGGCATGGACATTAAGTCTCTTGGTCTTGAGAATGTGAACCTTAACAGCACTGAAAATGCTCAAAACGCATTAAAAGCTCTAGATAGAGCAATAGAAACTGTCTCAAATACAAGAAGCTATGTTGGTAGCGTGACAAACCGGCTGGAAGGAGCGGCACGAGAACTTAGCAACACTATGTTAAACCTCACCTCCTCCGTGAGTGTTTTAACAGACACAGACATGGCACGTGGCATTATGGAATGGATTAGAACAAGACTCCAGCAACAAGCAACAGTTGGTATACTTGGACAGTCTAATGTAAACGCACAGAATGTTCTAAGACTTCTTGGATAG